The Syntrophales bacterium genome includes a window with the following:
- a CDS encoding ion channel: MKIGPLSGRFVKIAGWLSRKRLLQIATITVGVIFLSSMGIYYFEQARGEANIRSIWDGIWWAVVTMGTVGYGDKYPITLGGKIVGLLLIFSGVGLMSLLTATIASMFVEKKIREEKGLESVRERDHIIICGWNQYTEDVLLGLTTYGSMGDTSIVLINELSVDEIDSLRLKYSKYNLRFLRGNYVHEDVLLRANITRARFALIMADTSGSHAKDRIDERTTLAALTIKSIAPVVRIVAELLDSENRPHLQRASVDEIIVRGEHVGSFLASAINSPGLPKILSGILSLGDTNKLWRIEIPRHFVGRTFKELSAYYRGKHAILLGLLREKRAMKLEDLLSDDTSVIDTFIKERIRESKKDLSYKKDEMRVMINPEDEYIVGGEDFAVALSRTIPHKM; encoded by the coding sequence ATGAAAATAGGGCCTTTATCGGGAAGATTCGTAAAGATTGCTGGATGGTTGTCCAGGAAACGCCTCTTGCAGATTGCAACCATCACGGTAGGCGTTATCTTCCTGAGTTCAATGGGTATTTACTACTTTGAACAGGCGAGGGGGGAAGCTAACATCCGCTCCATCTGGGACGGCATCTGGTGGGCTGTCGTGACCATGGGCACCGTCGGTTACGGTGACAAGTATCCCATAACGCTCGGTGGAAAAATCGTCGGATTGTTACTGATTTTTTCTGGTGTCGGTCTGATGTCTCTATTAACAGCCACCATTGCTTCCATGTTTGTAGAAAAAAAGATAAGGGAGGAAAAGGGCTTGGAATCAGTTAGAGAAAGAGACCATATTATTATATGTGGCTGGAATCAGTATACCGAGGATGTTCTCCTGGGCCTTACCACGTATGGTTCCATGGGGGATACATCCATCGTCCTGATCAATGAACTTTCCGTTGACGAGATAGACTCTCTAAGACTCAAGTACAGTAAATATAATCTGAGATTCTTGAGAGGGAATTATGTCCATGAGGACGTGCTCTTAAGAGCCAATATTACCAGGGCGAGATTTGCCTTAATTATGGCGGATACCTCTGGGAGCCATGCGAAGGATAGAATTGATGAAAGAACAACCCTTGCGGCCTTGACGATCAAGTCAATTGCCCCCGTGGTCAGAATCGTTGCCGAGCTCTTAGACAGTGAAAACAGACCGCATCTCCAGAGGGCCAGTGTTGACGAAATCATTGTCAGGGGAGAACATGTCGGGTCCTTCTTAGCCAGCGCTATAAACTCCCCCGGTCTGCCGAAGATATTATCCGGTATCCTATCCCTCGGTGATACCAATAAATTGTGGAGAATCGAAATTCCTCGCCATTTTGTTGGCAGGACATTCAAGGAGTTGTCGGCATACTATCGGGGTAAACATGCGATTCTCCTCGGCCTCCTCAGGGAAAAAAGGGCGATGAAATTGGAAGACCTTCTTTCAGACGACACATCCGTTATTGACACCTTCATTAAGGAGCGGATAAGAGAGTCGAAAAAAGACCTTTCTTACAAAAAAGACGAAATGAGAGTTATGATAAATCCCGAGGACGAGTACATCGTTGGTGGAGAAGACTTTGCCGTGGCGCTTTCCAGGACGATACCCCACAAAATGTAA
- a CDS encoding cyclic nucleotide-binding domain-containing protein, whose protein sequence is MKDDLLLREIELFRNLTPEQISKVSDILHPVKFPENEIIMREGDAGDSMYIIMEGTVEVVKSLIISDMDEEDREKSKVFTRLDAKHHAVFGEIALLEKQKRTATVKALTNCLVYKIKRDDFLRLAEKDHELGYRMLLNLARIISARLRKADEDTIKLTTALCMILKES, encoded by the coding sequence ATGAAAGATGACTTGCTCTTGCGAGAGATAGAACTTTTCCGAAACCTCACTCCCGAACAGATCAGTAAGGTCTCAGATATCTTACATCCTGTCAAATTTCCCGAAAATGAGATCATCATGAGAGAGGGAGATGCCGGTGATTCCATGTACATCATCATGGAGGGAACCGTGGAGGTGGTGAAGAGTCTGATCATAAGTGACATGGATGAGGAGGATAGGGAAAAGAGTAAGGTTTTTACAAGATTGGATGCCAAGCATCATGCCGTATTTGGTGAAATTGCTCTTCTGGAAAAACAAAAGAGGACAGCCACGGTCAAGGCATTGACGAACTGTCTCGTATATAAGATTAAAAGGGATGATTTTTTAAGGCTTGCCGAGAAAGACCACGAGCTTGGTTACCGGATGCTGCTGAACCTGGCCAGGATCATTAGTGCAAGGCTGAGAAAGGCCGATGAAGATACGATTAAGCTCACCACAGCGCTATGCATGATATTGAAGGAATCTTAA